The following coding sequences lie in one Phoenix dactylifera cultivar Barhee BC4 unplaced genomic scaffold, palm_55x_up_171113_PBpolish2nd_filt_p 000924F, whole genome shotgun sequence genomic window:
- the LOC103716006 gene encoding alpha carbonic anhydrase 7-like: MKPQGFLYPCSIFLAILFFFSTSPVASQEVEDEKEFSYEIGSETGPERWGELHEEWSACGKGKLQSPIDLSDERVQVLHQSGPLRSSYHPADAVMKNRGHDIEIKWENQTGGVWINGTKYVLKQLHWHSPSEHTINGRRYSLELHMVHQSADEKIAVVGILYKIGRPDPFLAKMEDYIKKMEDMEESEEEKLGLVDPRDVKKGSRKYYRYMGSLTTPPCTEGVVWTIIRKVRTVAKQQVNLLREAVHDHAEKNARPLQLINDRSLGLYRPRKIRS, translated from the exons ATGAAGCCCCAAGGATTTCTTTACCCCTGCTCCATCTTCCTTGCCATCTTATTCTTCTTCAGCACGAGCCCTGTGGCATCCCAAGAAGTTG AGGATGAGAAGGAGTTCAGCTACGAGATCGGGAGCGAGACAGGGCCCGAGCGCTGGGGTGAGCTCCACGAGGAATGGTCGGCTTGTGGGAAGGGCAAACTCCAGTCTCCGATCGACCTGTCTGACGAAAGGGTGCAGGTGCTTCACCAGTCGGGTCCGCTACGCAGTTCCTATCATCCTGCCGACGCTGTCATGAAGAATCGTGGCCATGACATTGAG ATCAAATGGGAAAATCAGACAGGGGGGGTATGGATAAATGGAACCAAATACGTTCTCAAACAATTGCATTGGCACTCACCATCAGAGCATACCATCAATGGGCGCAG ATACTCACTTGAGTTGCACATGGTTCATCAAAGCGCCGACGAGAAGATTGCTGTGGTCGGAATTCTGTACAAAATTGGCCGCCCTGATCCATTCCTTGCCAAG ATGGAGGACTACATTAAGAAAATGGAAGACATGGAAGAATCCGAGGAGGAGAAGTTGGGCCTGGTGGATCCAAGGGATGTAAAAAAGGGGAGTAGGAAGTATTATAGATACATGGGCTCCCTGACCACTCCTCCTTGCACTGAAGGAGTCGTGTGGACCATCATTAGAAAG GTGCGAACGGTTGCGAAGCAGCAAGTGAACCTGTTGAGAGAAGCCGTCCATGAT CATGCGGAGAAGAATGCAAGGCCTCTACAGCTGATTAACGATAGGAGTCTTGGCTTGTATCGACCTCGAAAGATTCGATCTTGA
- the LOC113462125 gene encoding zinc finger BED domain-containing protein DAYSLEEPER-like, translating to MWAKQHEDVIPANKTKLDIYLEEGIYRPSDEDHDKFDALNWWKANTLKFRYLSKMARDILSIPISTVASEAAFSAEGRVLDQYRSSLKPETVQAFICTGDWLRHELGLEQSSNGDEEFMQWNTETGLN from the exons ATGTGGGctaaacaacatgaggatgttATTCCTGCAAACAAAACTAAGTTGGACATATATCTAGAAGAAGGTATTTACAGGCCTAGTGATGAAGACCATGACAAGTTTGATGCTTTAAACTGGTGGAAAGCTAACACCCTAAAATTTCGCTATCTATCAAAAATGGCTCGGGACATACTATCCATTCCTATTTCTACTGTTGCTTCAGAGGCTGCATTTAGTGCTGAAGGTAGAGTGCTTGATCAATATCGTAGCTCTTTGAAGCCTGAGACTGTACAAGCTTTCATTTGTACTGGAGATTGGTTGCGTCATGAGCTTGGATTGGAGCAGTCATCAAAT GGTGATGAAGAGTTTATGCAATGGAACACAGAGACTGGTCTAAACTAG